From the Lolium rigidum isolate FL_2022 chromosome 2, APGP_CSIRO_Lrig_0.1, whole genome shotgun sequence genome, one window contains:
- the LOC124688305 gene encoding purine permease 3-like, which translates to MEIEIPTQHRAQQQARKVKASAWHELPVAAAKSLRRDPLLAVNFMLLVVGTACGPLLLRAYFVRGGTRKWLSSLLQTAGWPLLLLPLCFSFLSRRQRRQDAVPVFLMTPRLLAASVVVGLMSGADNFLYAYSQAYLPVSTSSILISTQLAFTAGFALLLVRHRFTGSALNAIVLLSVGAAMLGLDAGGDRPPGVTGPQYGAGFGMALGAAALYGLMLPVMELSQAWHAARAGAAALTYTLVVEMQVVIGLTATAFCAVGMLVNKDFQAIPGEARRFELGEASYYLLLVGTAAVYQCFCLGTIGAIFYGSALLAGVIIAVLIPVTEVLAVVFFHEHFSATKGIALGLSLWGLASYFYGELRAKAPDTEQKSSPDCEN; encoded by the exons ATGGAGATCGAAATCCCAACCCAGCACCGCGCGCAGCAGCAAGCCCGCAAGGTTAAGGCCAGCGCATGGCACGAGCTcccggtcgccgccgccaagtCCCTCCGCCGCGACCCACTCCTCGCCGTCAATTTCATGCTCTTGGTCGTCGGCACGGCGTGCGgcccgctcctcctccgcgcctACTTCGTCCGCGGCGGCACCCGCAAGTGGCTCTCCAGCCTGCTCCAGACCGCCGGCtggccgctcctcctcctgccgctctgcttctccttcctctcccgccgccagcgccgccaggaCGCCGTCCCCGTATTCCTGATGACGCCCCGCCTCCTCGCCGCGTCCGTCGTCGTAGGCCTCATGTCAGGCGCCGACAACTTCCTCTACGCCTACAGCCAGGCCTACCTCCCGGTGTCCACCTCCTCCATCCTCATCTCCACGCAGCTCGCCTTCACGGCGGGCTTCGCGCTGCTGCTCGTGCGCCACCGCTTCACGGGCTCCGCGTTGAACGCCATCGTGCTGCTCAGCGTCGGTGCCGCCATGCTGGGGCTCGACGCCGGAGGGGACCGGCCGCCGGGGGTGACCGGGCCGCAGTACGGCGCCGGGTTCGGCATGGCGCTGGGCGCCGCGGCGCTCTACGGCCTCATGCTGCCCGTCATGGAGCTCAGCCAGGCGTGGCATGCCGCGCGCGCCGGCGCGGCCGCCCTCACGTACACGCTCGTCGTGGAGATGCAGGTCGTCATCGGGCTCACGGCCACCGCGTTCTGCGCCGTCGGCATGCTTGTCAACAAAGATTTCCAG GCAATCCCAGGTGAAGCCCGGCGGTTTGAGCTCGGCGAGGCGAGCTACTACCTGCTGTTGGTCGGTACAGCCGCCGTGTACCAGTGCTTCTGCCTCGGCACGATCGGCGCCATCTTCTACGGCTCGGCGCTGCTCGCCGGAGTCATCATCGCCGTGCTCATTCCGGTGACTGAGGTCCTCGCCGTTGTTTTCTTCCATGAACATTTCAGCGCCACGAAAGGCATCGCTCTCGGGCTCTCGCTTTGGGGCCTCGCCTCGTATTTCTACGGCGAGTTGCGGGCCAAGGCCCCGGATACAGAACAAAAGTCAAGTCCTGATTGCGAAAATTAA